Proteins from a single region of Echeneis naucrates chromosome 14, fEcheNa1.1, whole genome shotgun sequence:
- the LOC115053901 gene encoding RAC-beta serine/threonine-protein kinase-like → MNEVNIVREGWLHKRGEYIKTWRPRYFILKSDGSFIGYKEKPDVNDQTSPPLNNFSVAECQLMKTERPRPNTFVIRCLQWTTVIERTFHVDSNEEREEWMRAIQSVANSLKMREQEDEEPMDMFGSPSESSLEEMEVAMSKGRTKVNMSDFEYLKLLGKGTFGKVILVKEKSSGVHYAMKILRKEVIIAKDEVAHTVTESRVLQNTRHPFLTTLKYAFQTHDRLCFVMEYANGGELFFHLSRERVFTEDRARFYGAEIVSALEYLHSRDVVYRDLKLENLMLDKDGHIKITDFGLCKEGITPDATMKTFCGTPEYLAPEVLEDNDYGRAVDWWGLGVVMYEMMCGRLPFYNQDHERLFELILMEEIRFPKNLSPEAKSLLAGLLKKDPKQRLGGGTNDAKEVMGHKFFIIINWHDVDQKKLTPLFRPQVTSETDTRYFDEEFTAQTITLTPPDKYNSLDCEDPGQQAHFPQFSYSASIRE, encoded by the exons ATGAATGAAGTTAATATAGTCAGAGAGGGTTGGCTCCACAAAAGAG GTGAATATATCAAAACATGGAGACCCAGGTATTTCATCCTAAAAAGTGATGGTTCCTTCATTGGCTATAAAGAGAAGCCTGATGTAAATGACCAGACTTCGCCACCGCTCAACAACTTCTCAGTAGCAG aATGCCAATTAATGAAGACAGAAAGACCCCGACCAAACACATTTGTGATTCGTTGCCTACAGTGGACCACCGTCATTGAACGCACCTTTCATGTGGACAGCAATGAAGAGAG GGAGGAGTGGATGCGTGCAATCCAGTCTGTGGCAAATAGTCTAAAGATGCGAGAACAGGAGGATGAGGAGCCAATGGACATGTTTGGCTCACCCAGTGAAAGCAGCCTGGAGGAGATGGAAGTGGCTATGTCCAAGGGCCGCACCAAAGTG AATATGAGTGACTTTGAGTACCTTAAGCTGCTTGGCAAGGGGACATTTGGGAAGGTGATTCTGGTTAAAGAGAAGTCCAGTGGAGTACATTATGCCATGAAAATACTGCGCAAAGAGGTCATAATAGCCAAG GATGAGGTGGCCCACACAGTTACAGAGAGCAGAGTGCTACAAAATACGCGACATCCCTTCCTTACG ACACTGAAATATGCTTTCCAAACCCATGATCGGCTCTGCTTTGTAATGGAATATGCCAATGGAGGCGAG ctcttcttccACTTGTCACGGGAACGAGTTTTCACAGAAGACCGGGCACGCTTCTATGGTGCAGAGATTGTGTCAGCACTTGAGTATCTTCATTCACGTGACGTTGTTTACCGTGATCTGAAG CTGGAGAACCTGATGCTGGACAAGGATGGCCACATCAAAATCACTGATTTCGGTCTTTGTAAGGAGGGCATTACTCCAGATGCTACCATGAAAACCTTTTGCGGGACTCCTGAATATCTAGCACCTGAG gtcCTAGAAGATAATGACTACGGCCGGGCAGTGGACTGGTGGGGTCTGGGTGTAGTCATGTATGAGATGATGTGTGGCCGTCTGCCTTTCTACAACCAGGACCATGAGCGCTTGTTTGAGCTCATCCTCATGGAGGAGATCCGCTTCCCCAAAAACCTGTCACCTGAGGCCAAGTCCTTGCTGGCTGGTTTACTTAAGAAGGATCCAAAACAGAG GTTAGGTGGAGGGACCAATGATGCCAAAGAAGTAATGGGTCACaaatttttcattatcattaacTGGCATGATGTGGACCAGAAGAAG CTCACTCCACTCTTCAGACCACAAGTGACATCAGAGACAGACACCCGGTACTTTGATGAAGAGTTCACAGCACAGACCATCACTCTCACTCCTCCAGACAAGT ATAACAGTCTGGACTGTGAGGATCCTGGCCAGCAAGCACATTTCCCCCAGTTTTCCTATTCTGCTAGCATAAGAGAGTGA
- the LOC115054768 gene encoding vasodilator-stimulated phosphoprotein-like, translating to MGESSICQVRATVMMYADTNKRWVPVGSDIPSFSRVQIFHNSVANTFRVVGRKLQADQQVVINCPIIKGMKYNQATPNFHQWRDPKQVWGLNFGSKEDASLFAKSMINALEALNAPMPTGPVQHGPCAQELEEHKRQEQQEKERIEKERQASAAIAAPPAPSVPAAHLVPPPPPGPPPSSGSCPPAPPPPPPGGMAPPAPPSPSSGKSRSGGGTDLAAALAGAKLRKTVKDEGGGAAPAPKPTQSGGGGGGGGNLMGEMSAILARRRKAADSPAAKKEHCTQEGESATVRSQESATKQSGPTEINDKAKEKYGSMPTMPRPKSSSSDQKEISLSPNSFTSPSFNSSTTTVSRMKLVKKNSDGAGSDIDMEEIKQDILEEVKKELHKVKEEIISAVMKELHEAQVKGEKS from the exons CGAGTCCAGTATTTGCCAGGTTAGGGCAACAGTCATGATGTATGCTGACACCAATAAGCGATGGGTGCCCGTGGGATCTGACATACCTTCCTTCAGTCGTGTCCAGATCTTTCACAACTCAGTGGCCAATACCTTTAGAGTGGTGGGCCGCAAACTGCAGGCTGACCAGCAG GTGGTGATCAACTGTCCAATTATCAAAGGAATGAAGTACAATCAAGCCACACCAAACTTTCACCAGTGGCGGGATCCCAAACAGGTGTGGGGGCTAAACTTTGGCAGCAAAGAGGATGCTTCCCTATTTGCAAAGTCCATGATTAATGCATTAGAGGCTCTCAATGCACCAATGCCCACAG GACCAGTTCAGCATGGACCATGTGCACAGGAGTTGGAAGAACATAAAAG GCAGGAACAGCAGGAGAAGGAACGTattgagaaagagagacaggccTCTGCTGCTATCGCTGCCCCGCCTGCTCCTTCTGTCCCTGCTGCACATCTAGTGCCTCCACCACCTCCCGGCCCACCACCTTCTTCTGGATCTTGCCCACCtgctcctccaccacctcctcctgggGGCATGGCCCCACCTGCACCACCTTCACCATCATCAGGAAAAAGCAGAAGTGGAGGGGGAACTGATCTGGCTGCTGCTCTGGCAGGAGCCAAACTGCGTAAAACTGTCAAG gatgagggaggaggagcagcccCAGCCCCTAAACCAACACAAtctggtggaggtggtggtggaggaggtaaTCTCATGGGAGAAATGAGTGCCATTCTTGCTAGAAG GAGGAAAGCTGCTGATAGTCCTGCTGCTAAAAAAGAACATTGTACC CAGGAAGGGGAGTCAGCAACAGTCAGGAGTCAGGAGTCAGCAACAAAACAGTCAGGACCAACAG AAATCAATGACAAGGCCAAGGAAAAATATGGCTCAATGCCCACTATGCCAAG aCCCAAATCTTCAAGCAGTGATCAAAAGGAAATCAGTCTTAGTCCCAACTCCTTCACTTCTCCCAGTTTCAACTCCTCCACTACCACAGTGTCCAG GATGAAGCTGGTGAAGAAGAATTCAGATGGTGCAGGAAGTGACATTGATATGGAAGAAATCAAACAG GACATTCTTGAGGAGGTCAAAAAGGAACTTCACAAAGTGAAGGAGGAGATTATTAGTG cagtgATGAAGGAGCTACATGAAGCACAAGTCAAAGGAGAAAAGTCCTGA